In a single window of the Osmerus eperlanus chromosome 2, fOsmEpe2.1, whole genome shotgun sequence genome:
- the igfals gene encoding insulin-like growth factor-binding protein complex acid labile subunit — protein MHTTVLLVLWVLGTSRVLPDPDTGEEKPSEEPIPCSKSCTCQLDDYSLELTVYCSAQNFTQAPSDVPDSTRSLWLDGNLFTSLPAASFKDLSNLIFLNLQSGQLVTLDLQVFRGLKSLAHIHLERNRLRSLPGTIFQNTPNLASLSLHNNQLSRIEEKLFAGLSHMWLLNLGWNSLAVLPETVFHDLHGLRELVLSGNRLAYLQPQLFQGLTELKELDLTGNYLKVIKANVFLKLPKLQKLYLAQNQIVTVVPRAFMGMKSLRWLDLTNNKLTTLHDETFLGLHSLHVLRISNNSITALRPRTFRDLQYLEELRLSYNRIRALGERIFEGLGHLEVLELEHNQVQEARVGTFTGLSHVAVINLSGSCFHSLPDQVFKGLSKLHSLHLDRGCLTKVTTQAFIGLSGLRRLFLHHNNISVVERQTFVDLVGLQQLDLRFNKLESLTSHTFYGLKNLDYLLLSSNVFRLLPSEALLPLQHLSWLDLSANKLEFLQNGTMQLLPRLRYLNLKDNDLSSLPKDIPDTLDQLWLSGNQWRCDCSAFPLRSYSLRKPQVVPRQVDTLAEGEEPHTVVTIYNNITCSSPAHLVGQDLRDITNGHFLNC, from the coding sequence ATGCACACAACTGTTCTGCTGGTGCTCTGGGTACTGGGAACATCCAGGGTGTTGCCAGATCCTGACACGGGTGAAGAGAAACCCTCAGAGGAGCCAATACCTTGTTCCAAGTCCTGCACTTGTCAGCTTGATGACTACAGTCTGGAGCTCACTGTCTACTGCAGTGCACAAAACTTCACGCAGGCTCCTTCTGATGTGCCTGACTCCACTCGCTCGCTCTGGCTGGATGGAAACctgttcacctctctccctgcagcctcttTTAAGGATCTCAGCAACTTAATTTTTCTGAATCTTCAAAGCGGTCAGTTGGTGACACTTGACCTACAGGTCTTCAGAGGGCTTAAGTCACTGGCTCACATCCACCTTGAGCGCAATCGCCTCCGCTCATTACCAGGGACTATTTTTCAAAACACACCAAATCTTGCCTCGCTTAGTCTCCATAACAACCAACTCTCTCGCATTGAAGAAAAGCTGTTTGCTGGCCTCTCCCATATGTGGCTTCTCAACTTAGGGTGGAACTCATTAGCAGTCCTTCCTGAGACTGTTTTCCATGACTTGCATGGTCTACGGGAGTTGGTATTGTCTGGGAATAGACTTGCCTATTTGCAACCACAGCTCTTTCAAGGTCTAACAGAACTGAAGGAGTTGGACCTCACTGGAAATTACCTGAAGGTCATTAAAGCCAATGTGTTCTTGAAGCTACCAAAGCTACAAAAACTTTACCTGGCCCAGAATCAGATTGTCACTGTGGTGCCCAGAGCCTTTATGGGTATGAAGTCTCTCAGAtggttggacctcacaaataaCAAACTAACAACGCTTCATGATGAGACTTTCCTTGGTCTTCACAGTCTACATGTGCTGAGGATTTCCAACAACTCCATCACTGCTCTTCGGCCCAGAACCTTCCGTGATCTGCAGTACCTTGAGGAGCTGCGTCTGAGTTACAATCGAATCCGTGCATTAGGAGAGAGGATTTTTGAGGGGCTTGGTCATCTGGAGGTTCTAGAGTTAGAGCACAATCAGGTGCAGGAGGCACGGGTTGGCACATTTACAGGCCTCTCCCATGTTGCTGTGATTAACTTGTCCGGTAGCTGTTTTCATAGTCTTCCAGATCAGGTGTTTAAGGGCCTGTCAAAACTCCACAGTCTTCACTTGGATAGAGGCTGTCTTACAAAGGTCACAACCCAAGCTTTCattggtctctctggtctgagACGGCTCTTCCTCCACCACAACAACATCTCTGTGGTGGAACGTCAGACATTCGTGGACCTCGTTGGCCTTCAACAGCTAGACCTGAGGTTCAACAAGCTTGAATCACTCACCTCTCACACCTTTTATGGCCTCAAGAACCTGGACTATTTGCTGTTGTCAAGCAATGTGTTCCGTTTGCTCCCCTCTGAGGCTTTGCTTCCGCTGCAGCATCTCTCATGGCTGGACCTCTCTGCCAACAAACTAGAGTTTCTGCAAAATGGCACGATGCAGCTCCTACCTAGGCTGCGTTATCTTAACCTGAAAGATAATGATCTCAGTAGCCTCCCAAAAGATATTCCAGACACCCTGGACCAACTCTGGCTCTCAGGTAACCAATGGAGGTGTGACTGCAGTGCTTTTCCCCTCAGATCCTACAGCTTAAGGAAGCCACAGGTGGTGCCTCGGCAAGTGGATACTCTGGCCGAGGGGGAAGAGCCCCACACTGTTGTAACCATCTACAACAACATAACTTGCAGCAGCCCTGCCCACCTTGTTGGCCAAGATCTTCGAGATATCACCAATGGACACTTCCTCAACTGCTGA